agacgTGTTTGCAATCGCCCCTTACAAAACCCTTCTCTACCATCTCATCCAAAATTCTAAATGCTGCTTCAGAATTCCTCTCCTTGCAAAACCCACTAATCATCGCATTATAAGTCACCGTATCAGGCATGCACCCAAAGCCTTTCATTTCCTCCAAAAGCCCCAAAGCCTCTTCTTTCCTCCCAACCTCAAAAAGCACGCTAATCAAAGTAGAATACACTGTTGAGTTCAATTTCAACTTGTTTCTCACCATCTCCTCCTTAAGCTTAAAAGCCAAACTCAATTCACCAATCCCACAAACCCCTTTAATCAATGAGGTATAAACAAACGCATTAGGCATAACACCATAAACTCTCATCATATCATTTTTCAACTTAAAAGCTTCTTCCAACCTAAAGTTCAAACAAAGCTGATGA
The sequence above is drawn from the Quercus lobata isolate SW786 chromosome 12, ValleyOak3.0 Primary Assembly, whole genome shotgun sequence genome and encodes:
- the LOC115970571 gene encoding putative pentatricopeptide repeat-containing protein At1g53330: MFLGFHKYGTPDACTYNILIKACCRSGRLEDARYVFDEMQRRGVCPSVVTFGTLIHQLCLNFRLEEAFKLKNDMMRVYGVMPNAFVYTSLIKGVCGIGELSLAFKLKEEMVRNKLKLNSTVYSTLISVLFEVGRKEEALGLLEEMKGFGCMPDTVTYNAMISGFCKERNSEAAFRILDEMVEKGFVSALTALTESTKTEGVFLNRD